In Nostoc sphaeroides, the genomic window TTGATTATATAGTTCTGACTTTTCACACCATCTCAAAAAGGTCATTTTGAGGGTTTCTCAAGCCCTAATTTTATCATTAGCAGGTAAAAGTCACAGAAAGTTAGAACAAAATGTCATTATGGAACCTTCTGGAACTCTTGCTGGTTTAGACATTCTGGTAGTTGAGGATGATGATGATACTCGCTTCTTCATTACTTCTGTGTTGGAAATGGATGGAGCAAAAGTTATAGCAGTGATATCAGCAGATGCGGCACGCAAAGTATTATCTGAATTGCAACCCGATGTTTTAATTTCTGATATCGGGTTACCTGGGGAGGATGGCTACACTCTGATCCGCAAAATTCGTGCGCTCAAACCAAACAATGGTGGACGAGTCCCGGCTATTGCTTTAACAGCCTTTGCTGATAGTGAGGATCGTATCCGTGCCTTGGAAGGTGGCTTTAACACTCATGTATCTAAACCGATTGATCCTGAAGAACTAGTAGAGATAGTGGCTAGTTTGGTTGGTTCTTGTAATTGGTAATTATGAAGCGCTA contains:
- a CDS encoding response regulator; this translates as MEPSGTLAGLDILVVEDDDDTRFFITSVLEMDGAKVIAVISADAARKVLSELQPDVLISDIGLPGEDGYTLIRKIRALKPNNGGRVPAIALTAFADSEDRIRALEGGFNTHVSKPIDPEELVEIVASLVGSCNW